From one Buchnera aphidicola (Cinara strobi) genomic stretch:
- the rpsU gene encoding 30S ribosomal protein S21, with protein MPFIKIRENEPFDVALRRFKRSCEKAGILAEIRRREFYEKPTTKRKRSKASAIKRLAKKLARENSKRIRMY; from the coding sequence ATGCCCTTCATTAAAATCAGAGAAAATGAACCCTTTGATGTTGCTCTACGAAGATTTAAGAGATCTTGTGAAAAAGCTGGAATACTCGCAGAGATACGTAGAAGAGAATTTTATGAAAAACCTACTACTAAAAGAAAAAGATCAAAAGCATCAGCTATTAAACGATTAGCTAAAAAACTAGCACGAGAAAATTCTAAACGTATACGAATGTATTAA